From the Platichthys flesus chromosome 6, fPlaFle2.1, whole genome shotgun sequence genome, one window contains:
- the slc15a5 gene encoding solute carrier family 15 member 5 has product MILFCTVKLGYDNYSAATVNLCFIGASTLTPVLVGWFAETFLGRTKVLYMCAVLHVFGTAMLPVVAFPFEDFYIDTHHMTHQLEPREQQILFYIGLLAAALGIGGIRAILCPMGAYSLQGYNQHQLLSFFNWFYWLVNLNSTVVFLGIAYIQQSVAKNLGFLIPFTSVLLALIAIHMMRNKLTYKPKKGGSLLTTLGVFLNSLKMCCLHYRHLSGDVVSWLDRAKENNGGRYSETHVENVKVLAKLFPLYGLQLLYRACITQIPSGYYIQTMNSNLHLNNLLLPIGAMNVISILPLLLLAPLIECVTTCYLSMDKAPMAPAKVITLGHACATLSVLVAGLTELQRKTHPLVEQTLSGKVLQVSSMPYFQLAPQYILLGLAEALVTPACSLISFQLTPSHIRGISLHFLTLSYGGGCFLGAFIVQLAYFISGGNFYPNILHDGNLERYFFLLASLMAINTLVFWRVSYRYIDLSVQGKALTISPLTEKLLRYKACLSFYDTVDRSYTNTSVDSVL; this is encoded by the exons ATgattctcttctgcactgtgaAGCTTGGCTATGACAACTATTCAGCTGCGACGGTCAACCTGTGCTTCATAGGAGCCAGCACCCTGACCCCTGTTCTGGTGGGGTGGTTTGCAGAAACCTTCTTAGGAAGGACCAAAGTGCTCTACATGTGTGCTGTTCTACACGTCTTCG GTACAGCCATGCTGCCCGTGGTGGCCTTTCCCTTCGAGGATTTCTACATCGACACTCATCACATGACCCACCAGCTGGAGCCCCGAGAGCAGCAGATCTTGTTCTACATCGGCCTCCTGGCTGCTGCTCTGGGCATTGGCGGCATCCGGGCCATCCTCTGCCCCATGGGCGCCTACAGCCTGCAGGGCTACAACCAGCACCAGCTCCTGTCCTTCTTCAACTG GTTCTACTGGTTGGTGAACCTGAATtccactgttgtgtttctgggtATTGCGTACATCCAGCAGTCTGTGGCCAAAAATCTGGGTTTCCTCATCCCCTTCACCTCGGTGCTGCTGGCGCTAATCGCCATACACATGATGCGCAACAAGCTCACCTACAAACCCAAGAAAG GTGGATCCTTACTGACCACACTGGGCGTTTTCCTGAACTCTCTCAAGATGTGCTGCCTCCACTATCGGCACCTGAGTGGAGACGTGGTGTCTTGGTTGGACCGGGCCAAGGAGAACAACGGTGGTCGATACAGTGAGACGCACGTGGAGAACGTTAAAGTCCTGGCAAAGCTCTTCCCTCTGTATGGCCTCCAGCTGCTGTACAGAGCCTGCATCACACAG ATTCCCTCTGGTTACTACATACAGACGATGAACTCCAACCTTCACCTGAACAACCTGCTGTTGCCCATTGGAGCCATGAATGTGATCAGcatcctgcctctgctgctcttggCCCCGCTGATCGAGTGCGTCACTACCTGCTACCTCTCCATGGACAAAGCTCCTATGGCCCCTGCAAAAGTCATCA CTCTGGGCCATGCATGTGCCACTCTGTCAGTCCTGGTGGCAGGTTTgacggagctgcagaggaagactCATCCGCTGGTGGAGCAGACGCTGTCAGGGAAGGTCCTGCAGGTGTCGTCCATGCCCTATTTCCAGCTGGCTCCCCAGTACATCCTGCTGGGTCTGGCCGAGGCTCTCGTCACCCCTGCAT GTTCCCTCATATCTTTCCAGCTGACCCCGAGCCACATCAGAGGCATCTCCCTGCACTTTCTCACTCTGTCCTATGGAGGGGGCTGTTTTCTTGGAGCCTTTATCGTCCAGCTGGCGTACTTTATCtctggag GTAACTTCTACCCAAACATACTGCATGATGGGAATCTGGAGAGGTACTTCTTCCTCCTGGCCTCACTGATGGCTATTAATACCCTTGTCTTTTGGAGAGTATCTTACAG GTACATAGACCTGAGTGTGCAGGGCAAAGCACTGACCATCAGCCCTCTGACCGAGAAGCTGCTGCGTTACAAGGCCTGTCTGAGTTTCTACGACACCGTGGATCGCTCCTACACAAACACCTCCGTCGACTCTGTTCTATGA
- the ccdc34 gene encoding coiled-coil domain-containing protein 34 — MSGAGGKMPSFPGSASEVFSSTPLKSSGRGKDVHTPGGLEIGVLSDDEDTFSLLSPIYHDSFDSEDEDLELSPGEEDSPRQSLRSGLSVSPVRCELPKRPVAQRFSSAVQPAASPTLSAWEMWLVNKAKEDRLKLEKKAEEEGLLKEKQQQEERERERKKMVMEEKIQEWLKIKSEQEKHEQLVKQGKEEEEMQRRLEKQREIEQKAQLKYRDWLQKKNREKIEKEKKEKEEAALKEEQEKERRKRAEEKFKEWVTTTNEKSRTVPKSPCCPTSPYDKSYPSPSFFNPIPWKPIHTPPPETSLKETSGNKPEKQRKNQQSSRTTYRLRNVVSAAQMLPGR, encoded by the exons ATgtctggagctggagggaaGATGCCGAGCTTTCCCGGCTCTGCCTCGGAGGTCTTCAGCTCGACCCCTCTGAAGAGCAGCGGCCGTGGGAAAGATGTCCACACACCCGGGGGCCTGGAAATCGGAGTCCTGTCCGACGACGAGGACACGTTCTCCCTGCTCTCCCCCATCTACCATGACAGTTTTGATAGTGAGGATGAGGATCTGGAGCTAAGTCCGGGAGAGGAGGACTCACCCCGGCAGAGCCTCCGGTCCGGACTCAGCGTCTCTCCAGTCAG GTGTGAGCTTCCAAAAAGACCTGTCGCGCAGAGGTTCAGTTCGGCGGTGCAGCCTGCAGCCTCACCCACACTGAGTGCATGGGAGATGTGGCTGGTGAACAAAGCCAAAGAGGATCGACTCAAACTGGaaaagaaagcagaggag GAGGGCTtactcaaagaaaaacaacaacaagaagaaagGGAGCGTGAACGGAAAAAGATGGTCATGGAAGAGAAGATCCAAGAATGGCTTAAGATCAAATCAGAACAG GAGAAACATGAGCAGCTCGTGAaacaggggaaggaggaggaggagatgcagaggCGGCtggaaaaacagagggagattGAACAGAAGGCTCAGCTGAAGTACAGAGACTGGCTGCAGAAGAAGAACcgagaaaaaatagaaaaagaaaagaaggagaaa gaGGAAGCTGccctgaaggaggagcaggaaaaaGAACGCCGCAAGAGGGCAGAGGAGAAGTTTAAGGAATGGGTGACGACGACCAATGAAAAGAGCAGAACAGTTCCCAAATCACCTTGCTGCCCTACAA GTCCCTATGACAAATCCTACCCATCACCCAGCTTCTTCAATCCCATCCCATGGAAGCCGATTCACACACCACCTCCAGAGACATCACTGAAGGAGACCTCTGGGAATAAAcctgagaaacagagaaaaaaccAGCAAAGCTCCAGGACGACTTATAGACTTAGAAATGTGGTGAGTGCTGCACAGATGCTGCCGGGGAGATGA
- the LOC133955250 gene encoding ras-related protein Rab-19 isoform X2 encodes MQWCRWAGSWRSHLPGQTCVVQRFKSGIFIEKQQNTIGVDFTVRTLDIDGKKIKMQVWDTAGQERFRTITQSYYRSAHGAMVAYDISRRNTFESVPHWIREVEQYGASSVVLILIGNKSDLVDQRQVLFEDACTLAENNGVLAALETSAKEAQNVDTAFKLMARELLARNGMPMVDEASQDQSQFMLNNSSHPVYGTVSSDKKCGC; translated from the exons ATGCAGTGGTGCAGGTGGGCCGGCAGCTGGAGATCACACCTACCAGGACAG ACGTGCGTGGTTCAGAGATTCAAATCTGGCATTTTCATCGAAAAGCAGCAAAACACCATCGGGGTCGACTTCACTGTTCGTACCTTGGACATCGATGGCAAGAAAATCAAG ATGCAGGTGTGGGACACAGCCGGACAGGAGCGTTTCCGCACCATAACTCAGAGCTACTACCGCAGCGCACATGGGGCGATGGTGGCCTACGACATCAGCCGCCGCAACACGTTTGAATCCGTCCCCCACTGGATAAGAGAGGTGGAGCAGTACGGAGCTTCCAGCGTGGTCCTGATACTCATAG GTAACAAGTCCGACCTCGTGGATCAGCGGCAGGTGTTGTTCGAGGACGCCTGCACTCTGGCAGAAAACAACGGTGTCCTCGCTGCTCTAGaaacctcggccaaggaggcCCAGAATGTGGATACGGCATTCAAACTCATGGCCCGGGAGCTGCTGGCACGCAACGGCATGCCGATGGTAGACGAGGCTTCTCAAGACCAGTCTCAGTTCATGCTGAATAACAGCTCTCACCCTGTCTATGGTACCGTGTCTTCAGATAAAAAGTGTGGGTGCTGA
- the LOC133955250 gene encoding ras-related protein Rab-19 isoform X1 — translation MQWCRWAGSWRSHLPGQSAGPEIEDSFDFLFKIILIGDSDVGKTCVVQRFKSGIFIEKQQNTIGVDFTVRTLDIDGKKIKMQVWDTAGQERFRTITQSYYRSAHGAMVAYDISRRNTFESVPHWIREVEQYGASSVVLILIGNKSDLVDQRQVLFEDACTLAENNGVLAALETSAKEAQNVDTAFKLMARELLARNGMPMVDEASQDQSQFMLNNSSHPVYGTVSSDKKCGC, via the exons ATGCAGTGGTGCAGGTGGGCCGGCAGCTGGAGATCACACCTACCAGGACAG TCTGCAGGACCGGAGATTGAGGATTCCTTTgactttctttttaaaatcatcCTCATTGGGGACTCGGATGTGGGGAAGACGTGCGTGGTTCAGAGATTCAAATCTGGCATTTTCATCGAAAAGCAGCAAAACACCATCGGGGTCGACTTCACTGTTCGTACCTTGGACATCGATGGCAAGAAAATCAAG ATGCAGGTGTGGGACACAGCCGGACAGGAGCGTTTCCGCACCATAACTCAGAGCTACTACCGCAGCGCACATGGGGCGATGGTGGCCTACGACATCAGCCGCCGCAACACGTTTGAATCCGTCCCCCACTGGATAAGAGAGGTGGAGCAGTACGGAGCTTCCAGCGTGGTCCTGATACTCATAG GTAACAAGTCCGACCTCGTGGATCAGCGGCAGGTGTTGTTCGAGGACGCCTGCACTCTGGCAGAAAACAACGGTGTCCTCGCTGCTCTAGaaacctcggccaaggaggcCCAGAATGTGGATACGGCATTCAAACTCATGGCCCGGGAGCTGCTGGCACGCAACGGCATGCCGATGGTAGACGAGGCTTCTCAAGACCAGTCTCAGTTCATGCTGAATAACAGCTCTCACCCTGTCTATGGTACCGTGTCTTCAGATAAAAAGTGTGGGTGCTGA
- the hdhd5 gene encoding haloacid dehalogenase-like hydrolase domain-containing 5 produces MQKLGSMSRVLKLLRFSCEGAARHVPGASSTSRPYSHVHPQGPGSFGLLFDIDGVLVRGRTLIPAAKQCFKNLVDRDGKYKVPVVFVTNAGNCMRQTKAEHLSHLLEVEVSPDQVMLSHSPLRMFTQLHKMRVLVSGQGPVEEVAHNLGFQDVVTIDMLRDAYPLLDIVDLNRRPKSNIPPTKGLRPIDAVILFGEPIRWETNLQLIVDVLLTNGNPDNDWSSVQYPHIPVLACNMDLLWMAEAKDPRFGHGMFLVCLESLYKKITGYDLKYEALIGKPSVVTYNYAELLIRQQAERLGWTTPVKRLYAIGDNPMADIYGANLYNSYLHASRSSKAQKQAKIGGAGLEPSAETVDDGPKLTSAELGGASSVYGAEEDLPDNCSSILVCTGVYSRDQQELPSDTTQTVTEQHIFHGHRDFRFDPSLTQPSFIVQDVKEAVELVFQQEGWPLE; encoded by the exons ATGCAGAAACTCGGCTCTATGAGCAGAgtcctgaagctgctgaggtTCAGCTGCGAGGGAGCAGCCCGACATGTCCCCGGCGCGTCCTCCACCTCGAGACCCTACAGCCAT GTCCATCCTCAGGGCCCTGGCTCCTTCGGGCTCCTCTTCGATATCGATGGGGTGCTGGTGCGGGGCAGGACGCTCATCCCTGCCGCCAAGCAGTGCTTCAAGAACCTGGTGGACCGCGACGGGAAATACAAAGTGCCCGTGGTGTTTGTCACCAATGCCGGGAACTGCATGAGGCAGACAAAAGCAGAACATCTGTCACAtctgctggaggtggag GTGTCTCCTGACCAGGTGATGCTGTCCCACAGTCCTTTGCGAATGTTCACCCAGCTCCACAAAATGCGCGTGCTGGTGTCTGGGCAGGGTCCGGTGGAGGAGGTCGCTCACAA TCTGGGCTTTCAGGATGTTGTTACCATTGATATGCTCAGAGACGCATATCCTCTTCTCGATATCGTCGATCTAAACCGCCGGCCCAAAAGCAAT ATTCCACCCACCAAAGGCTTACGGCCGATAGACG CTGTTATTTTATTCGGTGAGCCAATCAGATGGGAGACAAACCTGCAGCTTATTGTTGATGTGCTCCTGACAAACGGGAACCCAGACAATGACTGGAGTTCCGTACAGTACCCTCACATCCCGGTCCTGGCCTGTAACATGGACCTGCTGTGGATGGCTGAGGCCAAGGATCCCAG GTTTGGTCACGGTATGTTTCTGGTGTGCTTGGAAAGCCTGTACAAGAAGATCACAGGCTATGATCTGAAGTACGAGGCTCTGATCGGTAAACCCAGCGTCGTCACGTACAACTACGCAGAGCTGCTGATCAGACAGCAGGCGGAGAGACTCGGCTGGACCACACCGGTGAAGAGGCTGTATGCTATAGG CGACAATCCCATGGCAGACATATACGGCGCCAACCTCTACAACAGCTACCTCCATGCTTCTCGGTCTTCCAAGGCCCAGAAGCAGGCTAAGATCGGGGGAGCTGGTCTCGAGCCCTCGGCAGAAACTGTGGACGATGGCCCTAAGTTGACATCAGCTGAGCTCGGTGGAGCGTCCAGTGTGTACGGGGCAGAGGAAGATCTTCCAGACAACTGTAGCTCCATCCTGGTGTGCACTGGTGTGTACAGCAGAGACCAGCAGGAGCTGCCCTCGGACACAACGCAGACTGTCACCGAGCAGCACATCTTCCACGGCCACCGGGACTTCCGCTTCGACCCCAGCCTCACGCAGCCGTCCTTCATTGTGCAGGATGTAAAGGAGGCCGTGGAGCTGGTGTTCCAGCAGGAGGGCTGGCCCCTGGAGTAG
- the ccdc77 gene encoding coiled-coil domain-containing protein 77, translating to MGSPTKNATPHRTNIKTPGREPDSPLPPIHERLAYLRPSRELLEFYREKIAQFDTEHEELLQMMEKYRGITDDQHKLQREVRQREGEIAELQNALSDMQVYLFQEREQSLRLYAENDRLKIRELEDRKKIHHLLALVGPDAGEITYFHREPPHKVTITQRHPESRMEENLSLRMTTVRPSVNRKESGRRTKTADGSNGESLEQYKNDNQTLLLQVEALQAQMAEQTRLAKEQVESLMEDRRIKTEEAYAQQQRDQDRIPALTDKLQRTQNLLYESTKDFLQLKFATRAQEKSWMVEKDRLLRELDSCHNRLGKAGLAGPEPGWTWQPSGSSKAVPLPRPQSESQQTNKEGRKAMQENLKQAHRLAEMYREQCITLETELSQIREEGAVGKEIFKERSEKMAKRLQLMTQRYEALEKRRVMEVEGFKNDLKHLRQKFKDVEKQLFKVTLNIGPNQDLAVLHEVRQTNARTKKVQTELMTLKAKIYGLENELRFS from the exons ATGGGATCTCCAACTAAAAATGCAACGCCACACAG AACCAACATTAAAACCCCTGGTCGGGAACCTGACTCCCCGCTACCGCCCATCCATGAGCGCTTGGCGTACCTACGACCATCCAGGGAGCTACTGGAGTTCTACAGAGAGAAGATCGCCCAGTTTGACACAGAAcacgaggagctgctgcagatgatGGAGAAGTACAGAGGCATCACAGATGACCAG CACAAGCTACAGCGTGAGGTACGACAGCGTGAGGGAGAGATCGCTGAGCTGCAAAACGCTCTGAGCGACATGCAGGTCTATCTTTTTCAAGAGAGGGAGCAGTCTCTCCGGCTTTATGCAGAAAATGACCGACTAAAGATCAG AGAGCTAGAGGACAGGAAGAAAATCCACCACCTTCTCGCCCTGGTGGGTCCTGATGCAGGAGAGATCACATATTTCCATCGAGAACCTCCTCACAAG GTGACTATCACTCAGAGACACCCTGAATCCAGAATGGAGGAAAATCTCAGTCTCAGAATGACAACAGTCAGACCTTCTGTGAACAGGAAAG AGAGTGGCAGGAGAACAAAAACAGCTGACGGGTCGAATGGAGAGAGCCTGGAACAATACAAGAACGACAACCAGACTTTGTTACTGCAG GTGGAGGCACTGCAAGCTCAGATGGCGGAACAGACTCGTCTGGCCAAAGAACAGGTGGAGTCTCTGATGGAGGATAGACGGATCAAAACCGAGGAGGCGTATGCACAACAGCAGAGAGACCAGGATCGAATCCCAGCTCTGACTGACAA GCTCCAGCGAACGCAGAACCTGTTGTATGAGAGCACCAAAGATTTCTTGCAGCTAAAGTTTGCCACACGGGCTCAGGAGAAGAGCTGGATGGTGGAGAAGGACCGGCTGCTGAGGGAGTTGGACTCCTGTCACAACCGTTTAGGGAAAGCCGGGTTAGCTGGCCCTGAGCCGGGGTGGACATGGCAGCCCAGCGGCAGCAGCAAGGCTGTAccactcccaaggcctcagTCAGAGTCacagcagacaaacaaagaagGGCGGAAG GCAATGCAGGAGAACCTGAAACAAGCCCACCGTCTGGCAGAGATGTACAGGGAGCAGTGTATTACTCTGGAGACAGAACTGTCCCAAATCCGAGAGGAGGGAGCTGTTGGCAAGGAAATATTTAAG GAGCGTTCAGAAAAAATGGCCAAGCGACTGCAGCTGATGACTCAGCGCTATGAGGcactggagaagaggagggtcATGGAGGTGGAGGGCTTCAAGAATGACCTGAAGCACCTCAGACAGAAATTCAAAGATGTTGAAAAACAGCTTTTCAAG GTTACTCTGAACATCGGGCCCAACCAGGACCTAGCTGTTCTCCATGAAGTACGTCAGACCAATGCCAGAACAAAAAAGGTTCAGACCGAGCTGATGACGCTGAAAGCTAAAATCTATGGGCTGGAAAATGAGCTGAGATTCAGCTGA